In the genome of Myxococcus stipitatus, one region contains:
- a CDS encoding SDR family NAD(P)-dependent oxidoreductase, producing the protein MNVLVTGASAGFGKAIARRFIQEGAKVIATGRRLELLEALRAELGERLLPVKLDVTERDGVRQVLGALPAEFAEVDVLVNNAGLALGLETAQAARVEDWDVMVDTNVKGLLYCTHAVLPGMVARNRGHIVNMGSVAADFPYPGGNVYGATKAFVQQFSLNLRADLLGTAVRVTDIEPGLVGGTEFSNVRFRGDDTRAASVYANTQPLTPEDIADAVHWVTSRPAHVNINVMSLMPVAQAFGPLAVKRQP; encoded by the coding sequence ATGAACGTGTTGGTCACGGGAGCCTCGGCGGGGTTTGGCAAGGCCATCGCGCGGCGGTTCATCCAAGAAGGCGCGAAGGTCATCGCCACCGGGCGTCGGCTGGAGCTGCTGGAGGCGTTGCGCGCGGAGCTGGGCGAACGGCTGTTGCCGGTGAAGCTGGACGTGACGGAGCGCGACGGCGTGAGGCAGGTGCTGGGCGCGCTCCCGGCGGAGTTCGCGGAGGTGGATGTCCTGGTCAACAACGCGGGGCTGGCGCTGGGGCTGGAGACGGCGCAGGCGGCGCGGGTCGAGGACTGGGACGTGATGGTCGACACGAACGTGAAGGGGCTCCTGTACTGCACCCACGCCGTGCTGCCGGGCATGGTGGCGCGCAACCGGGGGCACATCGTCAACATGGGCTCGGTGGCGGCGGACTTCCCGTATCCGGGGGGCAACGTGTACGGGGCCACCAAGGCCTTCGTGCAGCAGTTCAGCCTCAACCTGCGCGCGGACCTGCTGGGCACGGCGGTGCGCGTGACGGACATCGAGCCGGGGCTCGTGGGCGGAACGGAGTTCTCCAACGTCCGCTTCCGGGGCGACGACACGCGGGCCGCGTCCGTCTACGCCAACACCCAGCCGCTGACGCCCGAGGACATCGCGGACGCGGTGCACTGGGTGACGTCGCGGCCCGCGCACGTGAACATCAACGTCATGTCGCTGATGCCGGTGGCCCAGGCCTTCGGGCCGCTCGCGGTGAAGCGGCAGCCCTGA